A stretch of the Ischnura elegans chromosome 5, ioIscEleg1.1, whole genome shotgun sequence genome encodes the following:
- the LOC124158434 gene encoding uncharacterized protein LOC124158434, with amino-acid sequence MIIDRKDISQVAKLQYLLSCLSGEAADLVRTIPITEENFTLAWQSLQNYYENNRRITSAHLAALFDLKSMQNESASELRRIYAGTVNPLLSLEALRRPVCHWDDLIVFITERRLDPQTRRDWEIKLENSTAPPTYEMLKNFLKTKIMSLDNLESCGNKQSSGSPKDMQQRRQFHEKSGSYKSKSFHMGGPTVMKNPLCALCGRSHWLAYCETFRDKSVEQRKEFVLSKNLCFNCFGQHVLRNCISKKRCQVCHKKHHTFLHEPSTNSESSKNCVTNQSTSSFPVFTEESIERKLTNVIDSKPETVLLSTAWVKVQGPHGNVVLARALLDQCAQSSFITESLCQRLRLDKKSASVVVSGLGNSLHMKCKGSVSVIIKPRFMSTFSCHTEALVVPKVTLYKPSLLTRDNWPHLKELELADPKYYQAGQIDLLLGAAVHARVVEGRVVKGEANHPIAMATALGWILSEPALIEENIPTLKRWQMVQQMLQHYWRRWSREYLQSLQQRQKWATSTPNIKAGDLVIACNDNTPPARWQLARVIKVHPGDDGYVQVVTIQTANTVLKRPVNNLIILK; translated from the exons ATGATAATAGATCGCAAAGATATTTCGCAGGTTGCAAAATTGCAATATCTGTTAAGCTGTCTTTCTGGTGAAGCTGCTGACCTGGTACGAACTATTCCTATCACAGAAGAAAATTTTACTCTTGCGTGGCAATCTTTGCAAAATTATTACGAGAATAATAGACGCATAACTAGTGCTCACCTTGCTGCGCTGTTTGATCTTAAATCGATGCAAAACGAGTCAGCATCTGAATTACGCCGCATTTATGCCGGCACAGTGAACCCCTTGCTCTCACTTGAAGCGTTGCGACGTCCAGTATGTCATTGGGatgatttaattgtatttataacTGAAAGGAGATTAGACCCACAAACGCGACGTGATTGGGAAATTAAATTAGAGAATTCAACTGCACCTCCTACTTATGAGATGcttaaaaatttcctaaaaacaaaaataatgagtttggaCAATCTGGAAAGTTGTGGTAATAAACAATCTTCGGGATCTCCCAAGGACATGCAACAGCGACGTCAATTTCATGAAAAGAGTGGATCATACAAATCAAAGAGTTTTCATATGGGCGGACCAACCGTAATGAAAAATCCCTTGTGTGCTTTGTGTGGCCGCAGCCATTGGTTGGCGTATTGTGAAACTTTTCGTGATAAATCAGTAGAGCAACGGAAGGAATTTGTCCTTTCTAAGAATCTTTGTTTCAATTGTTTTGGACAACATGTTTTGAGAAATTGCATATCAAAGAAGAGATGTCAGGTTTGCCATAAAAAGCATCATACATTTTTACATGAGCCTTCAACTAATTCTGAATCTTCGAAAAACTGTGTGACGAACCAATCAACAAGCTCATTTCCTGTTTTTACTGAAGAATCTATCGAACGTAAACTAACTAATGTGATCGATAGCAAGCCTGAGACAGTACTTCTTTCCACTGCGTGGGTAAAAGTGCAAGGACCTCATGGAAATGTTGTGTTAGCTAGAGCGTTACTTGATCAATGCGCTCAGTCTAGTTTCATCACGGAATCACTTTGTCAAAGACTTAGACTTGATAAAAAATCAGCTTCGGTGGTTGTCAGTGGACTTGGTAACAGTCTTCATATGAAATGCAAAGGCTCTGTTAGTGTTATAATTAAGCCAAGATTCATGTCTACTTTTAGCTGTCACACTGAAGCTCTGGTGGTACCCAAGGTAACGTTGTACAAACCGAGTCTTCTAACCAGGGATAACTGGCCTCATCTAAAGGAGTTGGAGCTTGCTGATCCCAAATACTACCAGGCTGGACAAATCGATCTACTCCTTGGAGCCGCGGTGCACGCCCGAGTCGTGGAAGGTAGAGTCGTCAAAGGGGAAGCAAACCATCCGATTGCCATGGCCACAGCCCTAGGGTGGATCTTATCTG AGCCAGcattaattgaggaaaatattcCGACTTTAAAGAGATGGCAAATGGTACAGCAAATGCTTCAGCATTATTGGCGACGCTGGTCGAGGGAGTACTTGCAATCTCTACAACAACGACAGAAATGGGCAACATCAACCCCAAACATCAAGGCTGGGGATCTCGTGATTGCCTGCAACGACAACACTCCACCAGCGCGTTGGCAACTAGCCAGAGTAATAAAAGTTCACCCGGGTGATGATGGATATGTCCAAGTTGTGACAATTCAAACTGCAAATACGGTGCTTAAAAGACCAGTGAAtaatctaataattttaaaatga